The proteins below are encoded in one region of Phaseolus vulgaris cultivar G19833 chromosome 1, P. vulgaris v2.0, whole genome shotgun sequence:
- the LOC137814272 gene encoding cytochrome P450 94A1-like, whose amino-acid sequence MTEILLNLQLLAPFFLFLFLILPLLFFFSSTFKNKRPLPTTNVLTIPKSYPLIGSYLALKRIGNRRIQWLSDIVQISPAATFTFHRPLGGLQVFTGNPATVEHILKTRFSNYRKGYSFITTLSDFLGTGIFNADGNTWKFQRQVASHEFNTKSIRKFVEDVVDAELSDRLLPIMASAAQQDQTLDFQDILQRFAFDNICKIAFGFDAEYLTPSVERSKFAVAYEEATEISSKRFRELSPLVWKVKRALNRGSEKRLRMAVRVVHEFAKNIVREKKKELKEKEVLESVDMLSRFLSSGHSDEDFVTDIVISFILAGKDTTSAALTWFFWLLSKNPRVEKEIVKEIMEKSEAPVYDEVKHMVYTHAALCESMRLYPPVPMDTKEAADNDVLPDGTVVKKGTLVTYHVYAMGRLESIWGEDWAEFKPERWLQKVESEKWKFVGKDSFTYPVFQAGPRVCLGKEMAFMQMQSVVAGILRRFTVVPTVAEGVEPNFISFLTSQMEGGFPVKIIERETSN is encoded by the coding sequence ATGACTGAGATTCTTCTGAATCTTCAGCTATTAGCtcctttcttcctcttcctcttccttatCCTTCccctcctcttcttcttctcctcaaCTTTCAAGAATAAACGCCCTCTTCCAACAACAAATGTTCTCACTATCCCAAAATCATACCCACTCATTGGTTCCTACTTAGCCCTCAAACGCATCGGCAACCGCCGTATCCAGTGGCTATCCGATATAGTCCAAATCTCACCTGCCGCCACGTTTACCTTCCACCGCCCGCTGGGTGGCCTCCAAGTTTTCACTGGCAACCCCGCCACCGTGGAGCACATTCTCAAGACCCGCTTCTCCAACTACCGAAAGGGCTATTCCTTCATCACCACCCTCTCAGATTTCCTTGGCACGGGAATCTTCAACGCCGACGGCAACACTTGGAAGTTCCAAAGACAAGTCGCGAGCCACGAATTCAACACAAAGTCTATCCGGAAGTTCGTTGAAGACGTGGTTGATGCCGAACTCTCCGACCGCCTCCTCCCCATCATGGCTTCAGCGGCACAACAAGACCAGACCCTTGATTTCCAAGACATCCTCCAACGCTTCGCGTTCGATAACATCTGCAAAATCGCCTTTGGCTTCGACGCGGAGTACCTGACACCGTCGGTTGAAAGGAGCAAGTTTGCAGTGGCGTACGAAGAAGCGACGGAGATAAGCAGCAAACGGTTCCGCGAACTGTCTCCGTTAGTCTGGAAAGTGAAGAGGGCGCTTAACAGAGGTTCAGAAAAGCGATTGCGAATGGCAGTGAGGGTAGTGCACGAGTTCGCGAAGAACATAgtgagagagaagaagaaggagcTGAAGGAGAAGGAAGTCCTTGAATCGGTGGACATGCTTTCGCGGTTCTTGAGTTCGGGGCACTCTGACGAAGACTTTGTGACGGACATAGTCATAAGCTTCATATTGGCAGGGAAGGATACCACGTCAGCAGCGCTGACGTGGTTTTTCTGGCTGCTATCGAAGAACCCGCGAGTGGAGAAGGAGATTGTGAAGGAGATAATGGAGAAATCGGAGGCTCCGGTGTATGATGAAGTGAAGCATATGGTTTACACGCACGCAGCGTTGTGCGAGAGCATGAGGCTGTACCCACCGGTGCCGATGGACACCAAAGAAGCAGCGGACAACGACGTTTTGCCGGATGGTACGGTGGTGAAGAAGGGGACGCTGGTAACGTATCACGTGTACGCCATGGGGAGGCTGGAGAGTATTTGGGGTGAGGATTGGGCGGAGTTTAAGCCAGAGAGGTGGTTGCAGAAGGTTGAATCCGAAAAGTGGAAGTTTGTGGGAAAAGATTCTTTCACTTATCCTGTGTTTCAAGCTGGTCCCAGAGTGTGTTTGGGGAAGGAGATGGCTTTTATGCAGATGCAGAGTGTGGTGGCTGGGATTCTACGGCGGTTCACGGTTGTTCCCACGGTGGCTGAAGGGGTGGAGCCGAACTTCATTTCCTTCCTCACCTCCCAGATGGAAGGTGGTTTTCCTGTGAAGATCATTGAGAGGGAAACCTCCAATTAA
- the LOC137814274 gene encoding cytochrome P450 94A1-like: MIEILLNLQLLAPFFLFLFLILPILFFFSSTFKNKQPLPTTNVLTIPKSYPLVGSYFALKRMGNRRIQWLSDIVQSSPAATFIFHRPMGHRQVMTGNPAIVEHILKTRFSNYQKGDFLISTMSDFLGSGIFNADGKTWKFQRQVASHEFNTKSIRKFVEDVVDAELSDRLLPIMASAAQQDQTLDFQDILQRFAFDNICKIAFGFDADYLRPSVERSKFALAYEEAAEIITKRFRELFPLWKVKRALNIGSEKRLRMAVREVHEFAKNIVREKKKELKEKEVLESVDMLSRFLSSGHSDEDFVTDIVISFILAGKDTTSAALTWFFWLLSKYPRVEKEIMKEIMEKSEAPVYDEVKHMVYTHAALCESMRLYPPVPMGTREAADDDVLPDGTVVKKGMLVTYHVYAMGRLESIWGEDWAEFKPERWLQKDESENWMFVGKDSFTYPVFQAGPRMCLGKEMAFMQMQSMVAGILRRFTVVPTVAEGVEPNFISFLSSQMEGGFPVKIIEREASN; this comes from the coding sequence ATGATTGAGATTCTTCTGAATCTTCAGCTATTAGCtcctttcttcctcttcctcttccttatCCTTCccatcctcttcttcttctcctcaaCTTTCAAGAATAAACAACCTCTTCCAACAACAAATGTCCTCACTATCCCAAAATCGTACCCACTCGTTGGTTCCTACTTCGCCCTCAAACGCATGGGCAACCGCCGTATCCAGTGGCTATCCGATATAGTCCAAAGCTCACCCGCCGCCACATTCATCTTCCACCGCCCAATGGGCCACCGCCAAGTGATGACTGGCAACCCTGCCATCGTGGAACACATTCTCAAGACCCGCTTCTCCAACTACCAAAAAGGCGATTTCCTCATCAGCACCATGTCCGATTTCCTCGGCTCGGGAATCTTCAATGCCGACGGCAAAACTTGGAAGTTCCAAAGACAAGTTGCGAGCCACGAATTCAACACAAAGTCTATCCGGAAGTTCGTTGAAGACGTGGTTGATGCCGAACTCTCCGACCGCCTCCTCCCCATCATGGCTTCAGCGGCACAACAAGACCAGACCCTTGATTTCCAAGACATCCTCCAACGATTCGCGTTCGATAACATCTGCAAAATCGCCTTTGGCTTCGACGCGGATTACCTGAGACCGTCGGTTGAAAGGAGCAAGTTCGCGTTGGCGTACGAAGAAGCGGCAGAGATAATTACCAAACGGTTCCGCGAACTGTTTCCGTTGTGGAAAGTGAAGAGGGCGCTTAACATAGGTTCGGAAAAGCGATTGCGAATGGCCGTGAGGGAAGTGCACGAGTTCGCGAAGAACATAgtgagagagaagaagaaggagcTGAAGGAGAAGGAAGTCCTTGAATCGGTGGACATGCTTTCGCGGTTCTTGAGTTCGGGGCACTCTGACGAAGACTTTGTGACGGACATAGTCATAAGCTTCATATTGGCAGGGAAGGATACCACGTCAGCAGCGCTGACATGGTTTTTCTGGCTGCTGTCGAAGTACCCGCGAGTGGAGAAGGAGATTATGAAGGAGATAATGGAGAAATCGGAGGCTCCGGTGTATGATGAAGTAAAGCATATGGTTTACACGCACGCAGCGTTGTGCGAGAGCATGAGGCTGTACCCACCGGTGCCGATGGGCACCAGGGAAGCAGCGGACGACGACGTTTTGCCAGATGGGACGGTGGTGAAGAAAGGGATGCTGGTGACGTATCACGTGTACGCCATGGGGAGGCTGGAGAGTATTTGGGGTGAGGATTGGGCGGAGTTTAAGCCAGAGAGGTGGTTGCAGAAGGATGAATCCGAAAACTGGATGTTTGTGGGAAAAGATTCTTTCACTTATCCTGTGTTTCAAGCTGGTCCCAGAATGTGTTTGGGGAAGGAAATGGCTTTTATGCAAATGCAGAGTATGGTGGCTGGGATTCTGCGGCGCTTCACGGTTGTTCCCACGGTGGCTGAAGGGGTGGAGCCGAACTTCATTTCCTTCCTCTCCTCCCAGATGGAAGGTGGTTTTCCTGTGAAGATCATTGAGAGGGAAGCCTCCAATTAA